One genomic region from Verrucomicrobiia bacterium encodes:
- the tadA gene encoding tRNA adenosine(34) deaminase TadA, which yields MPLDLTSDDYFMGEALRLARTAYDTDEVPVGAVIVRDLKIIARAHNQVELLKDATAHAEILAITQAAHVLGDWRLEGCTLFVTKEPCPMCAGALMLARLNRLVFGVRDERAGGAGSVFPITSAKGLNHTVDVVAGVKETEARDLLQSFFRARRSAG from the coding sequence ATGCCTCTCGACCTAACCAGCGACGACTACTTCATGGGCGAAGCGCTACGACTCGCGCGCACGGCCTACGACACGGATGAAGTGCCGGTTGGCGCCGTCATCGTCCGCGACCTTAAAATCATTGCCCGGGCCCATAACCAGGTGGAACTGCTCAAAGACGCCACCGCGCACGCGGAGATTCTCGCCATCACGCAGGCCGCTCATGTGCTCGGGGACTGGCGGCTGGAAGGTTGCACCCTCTTCGTCACGAAGGAACCCTGCCCCATGTGCGCCGGCGCCCTCATGCTTGCGCGCCTGAATCGCCTCGTGTTTGGCGTCCGTGACGAACGCGCTGGCGGTGCCGGGTCCGTCTTTCCGATTACCTCCGCGAAGGGACTGAACCACACCGTCGATGTGGTCGCAGGTGTGAAGGAAACCGAGGCACGCGATCTGTTGCAAAGTTTTTTCCGCGCCCGGCGCTCGGCGGGCTAG
- a CDS encoding glycosyltransferase family 2 protein translates to MASLEKHSGTPDLSIVIPVYNEDQIIEAVLRMILAVDFGDYLREVVVVDDGSSDKTREVLGRFHETQNLRIMYRNVNGGKGAALRDGIRAATGKVIIIQDADLEYDPSQIPMLTTPILEGKAKVVYGSRFKGVIRNMSPIRRLANRFLTFYVNLLFGTKITDACTCYKTFEGDVLRSFALKSDGFEICHEITANAARRGYSIVEFPISYCARGADEGVKSSWKDLVRQLGYIFTFRFCRLNGAVG, encoded by the coding sequence ATGGCAAGCTTGGAAAAACACAGCGGAACACCGGATCTATCGATTGTAATCCCGGTTTATAACGAAGACCAAATCATTGAAGCGGTCCTCCGCATGATTTTGGCGGTGGATTTCGGCGATTACCTGCGGGAAGTCGTGGTCGTCGATGACGGTTCCAGCGACAAGACGCGGGAAGTGCTGGGTCGATTTCACGAGACGCAGAACCTGCGCATCATGTATCGCAACGTCAACGGAGGGAAAGGTGCGGCCCTCCGGGACGGGATCCGCGCGGCCACCGGCAAGGTAATCATCATCCAGGATGCGGATTTGGAATACGATCCAAGCCAGATCCCCATGCTGACGACACCGATCCTGGAGGGGAAGGCCAAGGTGGTTTATGGTTCCCGATTCAAGGGAGTGATTCGAAATATGTCACCCATTCGCCGGTTGGCAAATCGGTTCCTGACTTTCTATGTCAATCTCCTGTTCGGCACGAAAATCACCGATGCCTGTACCTGCTATAAGACGTTCGAAGGCGATGTTCTCCGGAGCTTTGCCTTGAAGAGCGACGGCTTCGAGATCTGTCATGAAATCACCGCCAATGCGGCGCGTCGGGGTTACTCGATTGTCGAATTCCCGATTTCGTATTGCGCTCGCGGCGCGGACGAAGGGGTGAAATCTTCCTGGAAGGATTTGGTCCGGCAATTGGGTTATATCTTCACGTTTCGTTTTTGTCGACTTAATGGCGCAGTGGGCTGA
- a CDS encoding peptidylprolyl isomerase — translation MAADTDTVAVVETKFGKMVIEFYDKDAPKTVANFKKLAQQNFYDGTAFHRIIDGFMIQGGDPLSKDPQNPGVGTGGPGYKIAAEFNTNKHVLGVVSMARSSDPDSAGSQFFICLGDASFLNGQYTAFGKLIAGVDVLKKIGGASTKMNSSGSEKSAPVEPVVVTHVKIIPRQEALGK, via the coding sequence ATGGCAGCGGATACGGATACGGTGGCGGTGGTCGAAACGAAATTCGGCAAAATGGTGATCGAGTTCTACGACAAGGACGCGCCGAAGACGGTGGCGAATTTCAAGAAGCTCGCGCAGCAGAATTTTTACGACGGCACGGCGTTTCATCGCATCATCGATGGTTTCATGATCCAGGGGGGTGACCCCTTGAGCAAGGACCCGCAGAACCCGGGCGTGGGCACCGGCGGACCTGGCTACAAGATCGCGGCCGAATTCAACACGAACAAGCACGTGCTGGGTGTTGTTTCCATGGCACGAAGCAGCGACCCGGATTCCGCCGGCTCGCAATTCTTCATTTGCCTGGGGGACGCGTCGTTTCTCAATGGCCAGTATACGGCCTTCGGCAAACTGATTGCCGGCGTTGACGTGCTGAAAAAAATCGGCGGGGCGTCGACCAAAATGAATTCCTCGGGGAGCGAGAAAAGCGCGCCGGTGGAACCGGTGGTCGTTACGCATGTGAAAATCATTCCTCGCCAGGAAGCGTTGGGCAAGTAA
- a CDS encoding tetratricopeptide repeat protein has product MIILITFITYGPTLHNGFIWDDFQDVVDNQLLRTNGGLRDLWTAHWQDVPLPYYPLTFSTFWVEYHAWGLQPLGYHMVNVLLHVANAILVGILLTRLSVPGAWLAALIFAVHPVQVESVAWIAERKNVLSGCLFFLAFLAYLKFLAPAARRWWFYGAALALYLLALLAKTAVVPLPAVLLVVLWWKREKIRREDLVPLAPFFLVGATMGIVTMHFQAALSNTQAPEWHLSIIQRVLLAGRALWFYAGKIIWPHPVMIVYPQWQIDPSMWWQYLYPACALGVILALWLNRAKLGKGPLAAVLCFAVMLGPVLGFLSVGFAESFVMDHWQYLASIGLIALVSACATQLIREKSLGLFAAAIVVAVLCTWSWRHCEAFRSQETLYSEEVTLNPGSWSGHYNLGNAYLRARRLQDAIDQYEQTLQIRPDYEEAEGNLGYALLQSGNVTGAIAHLKHAVEIDPRLAEGCFNLGAALLQSGQIQEATEHLRKAVHLKPEFTEARYMLAAALAKQGHLDEAISQMEKAVQLRPDSDQFRQTLENMRQFRAHSVAR; this is encoded by the coding sequence TTGATCATACTCATTACGTTCATCACCTACGGACCGACATTGCATAATGGGTTTATCTGGGACGATTTTCAGGACGTAGTTGATAATCAGCTGCTCCGCACGAACGGCGGCTTGCGAGACCTGTGGACGGCGCACTGGCAGGATGTCCCGCTCCCATATTATCCACTGACCTTTTCCACGTTCTGGGTGGAGTACCATGCGTGGGGTCTCCAGCCACTTGGCTATCACATGGTCAATGTACTTTTGCACGTGGCGAACGCGATTCTGGTGGGGATATTGTTGACTCGTCTGTCTGTACCTGGGGCGTGGCTGGCGGCATTGATATTCGCTGTCCATCCGGTTCAGGTGGAATCGGTGGCGTGGATTGCCGAGCGCAAGAACGTTCTTTCGGGATGCCTTTTCTTCCTGGCATTCCTTGCATACTTGAAGTTTTTGGCTCCCGCAGCCCGGCGGTGGTGGTTTTACGGAGCAGCCCTCGCACTTTATCTGTTGGCGTTGCTGGCAAAAACGGCGGTGGTTCCTTTGCCGGCGGTTCTCCTGGTGGTGCTCTGGTGGAAGCGCGAGAAAATCAGGCGAGAAGATCTGGTTCCTCTGGCGCCATTTTTCCTTGTGGGCGCCACGATGGGAATCGTGACGATGCACTTTCAGGCGGCCCTTTCAAACACACAGGCCCCAGAATGGCACCTGTCAATAATTCAGCGCGTTTTGCTCGCGGGTCGGGCTCTCTGGTTTTACGCCGGGAAGATTATCTGGCCGCACCCGGTCATGATCGTCTACCCGCAATGGCAAATCGATCCTTCGATGTGGTGGCAGTACCTTTATCCGGCATGTGCGTTGGGCGTAATCCTGGCGCTATGGCTTAACCGCGCCAAGCTGGGGAAGGGTCCGCTTGCAGCGGTGCTGTGCTTTGCCGTCATGCTGGGGCCGGTTCTCGGGTTCTTAAGTGTGGGCTTCGCGGAATCGTTTGTGATGGACCACTGGCAGTACCTGGCCAGCATTGGTCTCATCGCCCTGGTGTCTGCGTGCGCCACCCAACTGATTCGCGAAAAATCATTGGGCCTATTCGCCGCCGCCATCGTGGTCGCGGTGCTTTGCACCTGGAGTTGGCGACATTGTGAGGCCTTCCGAAGCCAGGAGACATTGTACAGCGAGGAAGTGACCTTGAATCCCGGTTCCTGGTCTGGACATTACAACCTGGGGAACGCCTATTTGCGCGCACGCCGACTTCAGGACGCGATTGACCAATATGAGCAGACGCTGCAGATCCGACCGGATTACGAGGAAGCGGAGGGCAATCTTGGGTATGCGCTGCTTCAATCCGGTAATGTCACAGGCGCAATCGCACACTTGAAACATGCGGTGGAAATCGATCCGCGGTTGGCCGAAGGGTGTTTCAATTTGGGAGCCGCCCTGCTGCAGTCCGGGCAGATCCAGGAAGCGACCGAACACCTCCGAAAGGCCGTGCACCTTAAGCCGGAGTTTACCGAAGCGCGCTACATGCTGGCGGCTGCGCTGGCGAAACAGGGTCACCTTGACGAAGCGATTTCGCAGATGGAGAAAGCGGTGCAGCTGCGACCGGATTCAGACCAGTTTCGCCAGACACTCGAGAACATGCGGCAGTTTCGAGCGCATTCAGTTGCTCGATAA
- a CDS encoding PEP-CTERM sorting domain-containing protein (PEP-CTERM proteins occur, often in large numbers, in the proteomes of bacteria that also encode an exosortase, a predicted intramembrane cysteine proteinase. The presence of a PEP-CTERM domain at a protein's C-terminus predicts cleavage within the sorting domain, followed by covalent anchoring to some some component of the (usually Gram-negative) cell surface. Many PEP-CTERM proteins exhibit an unusual sequence composition that includes large numbers of potential glycosylation sites. Expression of one such protein has been shown restore the ability of a bacterium to form floc, a type of biofilm.), translating to MRVIWVGIALFLTTVSASVAAFGPITFSSDADYNNNNPPTSGLFRDIGPLVRQQGINRGFDLGPTGHTALNFVGTVGAGGSNSVTLYDTNPTTATPDNIFSGNLSLSADILFKEFNNTKQGGFVFLYNEGFPTNSGLALMLSDAGNTDNNILSIADMNGPAMTTLQSTSLSGGLGEVAWYRLTMDMTVSGGTFIINGKVFSHTTGTDPGSALGSQIGPTLAYTNTFAALGIQSSGEIGLAMREILQAAPNTNMVSIANFSGVPEPASTSLVVMGLALCSVAGLGMLVRRRKSA from the coding sequence ATGCGAGTAATTTGGGTGGGCATAGCATTATTTCTGACCACCGTTAGCGCGAGCGTTGCAGCATTTGGACCGATCACTTTCAGCAGCGACGCTGACTACAACAATAATAATCCTCCGACCTCCGGGTTGTTCAGAGACATCGGGCCATTGGTTCGTCAGCAGGGCATCAACCGCGGTTTTGATTTGGGGCCCACAGGTCACACTGCCCTGAACTTTGTCGGCACGGTGGGAGCGGGTGGCTCCAACTCGGTCACGCTCTACGATACAAATCCGACCACTGCGACTCCTGATAATATCTTCTCGGGCAATCTCAGTCTGAGCGCTGACATCTTGTTCAAGGAGTTCAACAACACCAAGCAGGGCGGATTCGTATTCCTCTACAACGAGGGATTCCCAACCAACAGCGGTCTGGCCCTTATGCTTTCCGACGCCGGTAACACGGATAACAACATATTGTCGATTGCGGACATGAACGGTCCGGCCATGACAACTCTTCAGTCGACCTCCTTGTCCGGAGGCCTCGGGGAGGTCGCGTGGTATCGACTTACAATGGATATGACAGTCAGCGGCGGCACCTTCATCATCAATGGGAAGGTCTTCAGCCATACTACGGGCACGGATCCCGGAAGCGCACTCGGCTCTCAGATTGGCCCTACGCTGGCTTATACCAACACCTTCGCGGCGCTGGGTATCCAGAGTTCCGGTGAAATTGGTCTGGCCATGCGCGAAATCCTTCAAGCCGCCCCGAACACGAATATGGTCAGCATCGCGAATTTCTCGGGAGTGCCGGAGCCGGCGAGTACGTCACTCGTGGTTATGGGGTTAGCCTTATGCTCCGTAGCGGGATTGGGGATGTTGGTTCGCCGGCGCAAATCCGCCTGA
- a CDS encoding 3-hydroxyacyl-CoA dehydrogenase NAD-binding domain-containing protein: MATESPRIKFDADGVAWVLFDDPDSKVNILGFAQMQRLEVILDELSKRKPKAVIFASDKPGIFIAGADINELEKIRDANHGEQLSREGHRIFAKIELLGVPTVAAIGGACLGGGCELALACRYRLATDHPKTQIGLPETQLGIIPGWGGTQRLPRLIGLRAALDIICAGKSVGADKARRIGLVDAAVPSVVLRESAKRFALGQRRASRKSVKLQNMWPLRPIACRIARKQVSARARGQYPAPLRAIDAIEEGLAGPLDAGLEREAKIFGEVSATPVCKNLIRIFFLRERYSKLTFDTGRVERAGPVSARVTTVPIQKVGVLGAGVMGAGIAQWCSARGLTVRLKDIKQEFVATGVKRIADAYREGVKRRKFSELDAQHGFARVHPTTEYTGFGDCDLIIEAVLEKIEVKRLAFSELVDRLRNDCIIASNTSAIPIDELAEASGRPKRFIGIHFFNPVHKMPLVEIVYGTKTAPEVIAVAVEFAKQLKKIPIIVKGAPGFLVNRLLMPYLNEAGVLLGEGVSVESIDKAMLDFGMPMGPLRLIDEVGIDVAYDVARELAEAFHDRMTVAPILRQVYERGLKGRKSGAGFYLYKGKKERLNAGLKLASGKTPSPAEIQARLLGVMINEAKRCLSEGVVASEDDIDVGMIFGTGFPPFRGGLVKYARDAGKW, translated from the coding sequence GTGGCTACGGAATCTCCGCGGATTAAGTTCGACGCAGACGGCGTTGCGTGGGTGCTGTTCGATGACCCGGATTCGAAGGTCAACATCCTCGGGTTCGCGCAAATGCAGCGGCTGGAGGTGATTCTAGATGAACTCTCCAAGCGCAAGCCCAAGGCTGTCATCTTTGCCAGCGACAAACCGGGTATCTTTATCGCCGGCGCGGACATCAACGAACTGGAAAAGATCCGCGACGCGAACCATGGTGAGCAGCTCTCGCGCGAAGGACACCGGATTTTCGCCAAGATCGAACTACTCGGTGTGCCGACGGTCGCCGCTATTGGCGGCGCGTGCCTGGGCGGCGGTTGTGAGCTGGCCCTCGCGTGCCGTTACCGCCTGGCGACGGACCATCCGAAAACGCAGATCGGATTGCCCGAGACCCAACTCGGCATCATTCCCGGCTGGGGCGGGACACAGCGGCTGCCGCGGTTGATTGGATTGAGGGCGGCGCTGGATATTATTTGTGCAGGCAAGAGCGTCGGCGCGGACAAGGCACGGCGGATCGGTTTGGTGGACGCAGCCGTACCGAGCGTGGTCTTGCGGGAATCGGCAAAACGCTTCGCGCTCGGTCAGCGCCGCGCGTCCCGCAAATCGGTGAAGTTGCAGAACATGTGGCCGTTGCGGCCGATTGCCTGTCGGATCGCCCGCAAGCAGGTGTCCGCGCGCGCGCGAGGCCAGTACCCGGCGCCGTTGCGGGCCATTGACGCGATAGAAGAAGGTCTGGCGGGCCCGCTCGACGCAGGACTGGAGCGCGAGGCGAAGATCTTTGGCGAAGTGAGCGCGACGCCGGTGTGCAAGAACCTCATCCGCATTTTCTTCCTGCGCGAGAGGTATTCCAAACTGACGTTTGACACCGGGCGGGTGGAGCGCGCCGGGCCGGTCTCGGCGCGAGTCACGACGGTACCGATCCAGAAAGTCGGGGTGCTTGGCGCGGGCGTGATGGGCGCGGGTATTGCGCAATGGTGCAGCGCACGCGGGTTGACGGTGCGGTTGAAGGATATCAAGCAAGAGTTCGTCGCGACCGGCGTCAAGCGCATTGCGGACGCGTACCGCGAAGGCGTGAAGCGGCGGAAGTTTTCCGAACTGGACGCGCAGCACGGTTTTGCGCGGGTGCACCCGACGACGGAGTACACCGGTTTTGGCGATTGTGACCTGATCATCGAGGCGGTCCTCGAGAAGATCGAGGTCAAGCGGTTGGCGTTCAGCGAATTGGTTGACCGCCTGCGCAATGACTGCATTATCGCCTCCAATACGTCGGCGATTCCCATTGATGAGTTGGCGGAAGCCAGTGGCCGCCCGAAGCGATTCATCGGAATTCATTTTTTTAACCCTGTGCACAAGATGCCGCTGGTGGAGATCGTGTACGGAACGAAAACCGCGCCGGAGGTAATCGCAGTGGCCGTCGAGTTTGCGAAGCAATTGAAGAAAATCCCGATTATCGTGAAGGGGGCGCCGGGATTCCTGGTGAACCGACTGCTCATGCCGTATTTGAACGAAGCGGGCGTGCTGCTGGGCGAGGGCGTCAGCGTGGAGTCGATTGACAAGGCCATGCTTGATTTCGGAATGCCGATGGGACCGCTTCGGTTGATCGACGAGGTGGGGATCGACGTCGCGTACGATGTAGCGCGCGAACTCGCCGAGGCTTTCCATGATCGGATGACGGTCGCGCCGATTCTCCGGCAGGTTTATGAGCGGGGGTTGAAGGGGCGAAAGAGCGGGGCAGGGTTTTACCTATATAAAGGCAAGAAAGAGAGACTGAACGCAGGATTGAAGCTCGCGAGTGGGAAGACGCCCAGTCCTGCGGAAATCCAGGCGCGCTTGCTGGGAGTGATGATCAACGAAGCGAAGCGCTGCCTCAGCGAAGGAGTGGTGGCTTCCGAGGACGACATCGACGTTGGCATGATCTTTGGCACGGGTTTCCCGCCATTTCGCGGCGGGCTGGTCAAATATGCGCGCGATGCTGGGAAGTGGTAA
- a CDS encoding YqgE/AlgH family protein, which translates to MGFEIPEGESLAGLVLAASRDLLDPNFHQTLVYIAEHGPDGTLGLVMNRPLDKKLGEVALSPDLPKALQQIPVFQGGPVKTTALLFARFQRGKNDEQLRCQIVADPQELTALPKQEWVRAFAGHAGWSGGQLERELSEGSWLVCRPHTAMLEESVPNAMWEAFVGKDQRWRKLQPFLPKNTGLN; encoded by the coding sequence ATGGGATTTGAGATTCCAGAAGGCGAATCGCTCGCGGGGTTGGTGCTGGCGGCCTCGCGAGACTTGCTCGACCCGAATTTTCACCAGACGCTGGTCTACATCGCCGAACACGGTCCCGACGGCACACTTGGGTTGGTGATGAACCGTCCGCTCGACAAGAAACTCGGCGAGGTGGCGCTGTCGCCGGACCTGCCGAAGGCGTTGCAGCAAATTCCGGTATTTCAGGGCGGACCGGTCAAAACGACCGCGCTACTTTTCGCCCGGTTCCAGCGCGGGAAGAACGACGAACAGTTGCGCTGCCAAATCGTGGCCGACCCGCAAGAACTTACTGCGCTGCCCAAACAGGAGTGGGTACGGGCATTCGCCGGTCATGCGGGCTGGAGCGGGGGACAACTCGAGCGAGAATTGAGCGAAGGCTCGTGGCTGGTGTGCCGGCCGCACACGGCGATGCTGGAGGAATCGGTCCCGAATGCCATGTGGGAGGCGTTTGTCGGCAAGGACCAGCGGTGGAGAAAACTGCAGCCGTTTCTGCCGAAGAACACGGGGCTAAACTAG
- a CDS encoding class I SAM-dependent methyltransferase → MKKNIHGYSAYHSDLVARISWRVRGRIFRLFLDTFSPNERTKVLDVGVMADAMSEEIESNYFERLYPHPEMVTGVTPEDPSRLQKQFPLSRFTRADGRALPFGDQSFDIVFSGAVIEHVGSRENQRQFVREACRVGRNVFITTPNRFFPVEAHSYLPLISYFPPRVFRGILSTVGLHELAKEEKLNLLTEHELLQLFDSAAQPRIVRIRLCLLTQNLVGIVKTW, encoded by the coding sequence ATGAAGAAGAACATCCACGGGTATTCCGCGTACCACTCGGATCTCGTGGCGAGGATCTCCTGGCGCGTTCGGGGAAGGATATTTCGCCTTTTCCTGGACACATTCTCACCGAATGAGAGGACCAAAGTGCTCGATGTTGGCGTGATGGCAGACGCCATGAGTGAAGAAATAGAATCAAATTACTTTGAGCGCCTTTACCCTCACCCGGAGATGGTCACCGGCGTAACCCCTGAGGATCCGTCTCGACTCCAAAAGCAGTTTCCGCTCAGCCGTTTTACGCGCGCCGATGGACGCGCTCTACCATTTGGTGATCAGTCGTTCGACATCGTTTTTTCGGGAGCCGTGATCGAGCATGTGGGTTCGCGGGAGAATCAGCGGCAGTTCGTGCGGGAGGCCTGTCGTGTTGGTAGAAACGTGTTTATCACCACACCCAATCGGTTCTTTCCTGTGGAAGCGCATTCCTACCTGCCATTGATAAGCTACTTCCCGCCCCGGGTTTTCAGGGGTATTTTGAGTACGGTCGGGCTCCATGAGTTGGCGAAAGAAGAGAAACTGAATTTGCTGACCGAACATGAATTGCTTCAATTGTTTGACTCTGCGGCCCAACCCAGAATCGTTCGCATTCGCCTATGCTTGCTGACCCAGAACCTTGTCGGTATCGTGAAAACATGGTGA
- a CDS encoding glycine cleavage T C-terminal barrel domain-containing protein translates to MNELLREPSARAGGRTIVDLSSLRERLRITGADRVEFLQGQCTNDIKRLQPGQSCYAAFLNAKGKMRGEGQVICLADSFLLEVNPGLAPSLEKFIITEEVTIEDVGDSMSEWLVIGDEIGTVPPQAVTFQHPLGWGVISATPMMETISAEALEVLRIEGAVPKWGVDMDESMIPNEAGLEARAISYDKGCYIGQETIARIKTYGHVNRRLVQIVITGESIPTRGDKIVMEGREVGQLTSAIRSSRLGKPLALGYVRREFATAGVKLNWNTETAEVLRVCGE, encoded by the coding sequence ATGAACGAATTACTTCGCGAACCTTCAGCGCGGGCTGGCGGGCGGACCATAGTTGACTTGTCATCTTTGCGCGAACGGCTCCGGATCACCGGTGCGGATCGTGTCGAGTTCCTGCAGGGCCAGTGCACCAATGATATCAAGCGGTTGCAGCCCGGCCAGAGTTGTTACGCGGCATTTTTGAATGCGAAGGGCAAGATGCGGGGGGAGGGGCAGGTCATTTGTTTGGCGGACTCATTTCTGCTGGAGGTCAACCCCGGGCTCGCGCCATCGCTCGAGAAGTTCATTATTACGGAAGAGGTGACGATTGAAGATGTGGGCGATTCGATGAGCGAATGGCTGGTGATTGGCGACGAGATTGGCACAGTACCCCCTCAGGCCGTGACTTTCCAGCATCCGCTCGGGTGGGGTGTGATCAGCGCGACCCCGATGATGGAGACAATCAGTGCGGAAGCATTGGAAGTGTTGCGTATTGAGGGGGCTGTACCGAAGTGGGGCGTGGACATGGACGAAAGCATGATTCCCAACGAGGCCGGTCTCGAAGCGCGCGCGATCAGCTATGACAAAGGCTGCTACATCGGGCAGGAAACCATCGCGCGCATCAAGACGTACGGACACGTGAACCGTCGGCTGGTGCAGATCGTCATCACAGGAGAGAGCATTCCTACCCGTGGCGATAAGATCGTTATGGAGGGCCGCGAGGTGGGGCAGCTGACCAGCGCGATCCGTTCATCGCGGCTTGGCAAACCGCTGGCGCTCGGCTATGTTCGGCGCGAGTTCGCAACGGCGGGAGTCAAACTCAATTGGAACACGGAAACGGCGGAGGTCTTGAGAGTATGCGGAGAATGA
- a CDS encoding PEP-CTERM sorting domain-containing protein, which produces MSKLIKFTGILAVAILAAAQAQAALTGSETFSYSDGDLTTVAPAGVWSNFSGTTALNVSNGVAVLTGVNSKDDGLNLSSAGASNGVEYASFDVNFTSWPAGTGSYFAMFKDTSTSNFRARVLVTNTVGGVSIGIANSSATAVAGTAFLPGVLSLGTTYRVVIRLDQSSGVDSSTIWLSPTLETDPGATATDTVVSGPLQIPVTQFALRQSNATQGLNWVDNILVGTTFADVVPEPSSIALVGAGLLGLLAMRRRRS; this is translated from the coding sequence ATGAGTAAATTGATTAAGTTCACGGGTATTCTAGCTGTAGCTATTCTGGCTGCGGCACAAGCGCAGGCGGCACTGACTGGAAGCGAAACGTTCAGTTATTCAGACGGCGATTTGACGACTGTCGCTCCTGCTGGAGTATGGTCCAATTTCAGCGGCACAACGGCGCTCAATGTTAGCAACGGCGTCGCTGTCCTTACAGGAGTAAATAGCAAGGATGACGGGCTGAACTTGAGTTCAGCAGGAGCATCAAACGGTGTTGAATACGCCAGCTTCGATGTCAACTTCACTTCTTGGCCAGCCGGCACTGGGTCGTATTTTGCCATGTTCAAAGACACGTCGACCTCGAATTTCCGCGCGAGGGTGCTGGTCACGAACACGGTTGGAGGGGTTTCGATCGGCATCGCAAACTCGTCCGCAACGGCGGTCGCTGGCACGGCTTTCCTGCCCGGAGTTTTGAGTTTGGGCACGACGTACCGAGTCGTGATCAGGCTTGATCAAAGCAGCGGGGTTGATTCGTCTACCATCTGGCTCAGCCCCACGCTTGAGACGGATCCAGGCGCCACCGCAACGGATACCGTAGTGTCGGGTCCTCTACAGATTCCGGTGACTCAGTTTGCGCTGCGTCAGAGTAATGCGACGCAGGGACTCAACTGGGTTGACAACATCCTGGTTGGAACCACGTTCGCCGATGTAGTTCCAGAGCCTTCCTCGATCGCATTGGTCGGAGCGGGCCTACTGGGTCTGTTGGCGATGCGTCGTCGCCGTTCATAA